A portion of the Glandiceps talaboti chromosome 13, keGlaTala1.1, whole genome shotgun sequence genome contains these proteins:
- the LOC144444313 gene encoding phosphoethanolamine N-methyltransferase-like — translation MYKLRRYEPSAFPTDHDVGRVYKELEELGYGRNDELKLEDLVKVDQYTYNELEAIDDALNVLSIQSNHRILDVGSGLGGPARYIANTTKCHVTALDIQPELNDIAQDLTRRCNLNEYVTHICDDFLTADLDANKYDFLVSWLAMLHIPKKQTIYDACFKYIKPGGTLYVEDLVARRKLTESEEAKMLSLFFSPGLLTKDGYKECLQKAGFVDVQITDMTENYIRFTKKRYEQHMHKMDQKVRLMGQDITRELESFYWDAHKSYVDGLMGGIRITAIKPC, via the exons atgtataaattgagACGATATGAACCGTCTGCTTTCCCTACAGACCACGATGTGGGACGTGTTTACAAAGAACTCGAAGAG CTGGGGTATGGCAGAAATGATGAATTGAAACTGGAAGATTTGGTCAAGGTTGACCAGTACACCTATAATGAACTAGAAGCAATAGACGACGCCCTCAACGTACTAAGTATTCA GTCAAATCACCGCATTCTTGATGTTGGCTCTGGTCTTGGCGGACCAGCAAGATATATCGCGAATACTACTAAATGTCACGTGACTGCCTTGGATATTCAACCTGAGTTAAATGACATTGCACAGGATCTAACCAGACGATGTAATCTGAATGAATATGTAACACACATTTGTGATGACTTCCTAACGGCTGATCTAG ATGCTAACAAGTATGACTTCTTGGTAAGCTGGTTAGCGATGTTACACATTCCGAAGAAGCAGACTATCTATGATGCATGCTTCAAGTATATCAAACCAGGTGGCACTCT GTATGTTGAGGATTTGGTGGCAAGGCGTAAGTTAACAGAGTCAGAAGAGGCAAAAATGCTGTCGCTATTTTTCTCCCCGGGTTTGCTAACAAAGGATGGATACAAAGAATGTCTCCAGAAAGCAGGTTTTGTTGATGTACAG ATTACAGATATGACCGAGAACTACATCAGATTTACAAAGAAGAGATACGAACAACACATGCATAAAATGGATCAGAAAGTACGTCTGATGGGCCAAGATATAACCAGGGAATTGGAATCATTCTACTGGGATGCACACAAATCCTATGTTGACGGTTTAATGGGAGGAATTCGAATCACGGCAATCAAACCGTGCTAG